From a region of the Brachionichthys hirsutus isolate HB-005 chromosome 9, CSIRO-AGI_Bhir_v1, whole genome shotgun sequence genome:
- the hnrnpm gene encoding heterogeneous nuclear ribonucleoprotein M has translation MSTEQTDNTGDKVGQALQQQPPPPLQQGEVNGKATLDLNASRKERPLKRGGGSRFEPYGNVNKRYRVFVSNIPYDVKWQALKDLMKEKVGEVTYVEHLMDAEGKSRGCAVVEFRTEELMKKAVESVNKHSFNGRPLKVKEDPDGVIAQREINKSQVGGPQGGHGGMGGIDRMGGMDRMDRMGGMDRMGGMDRMGGMGMGPGPNGPMVSIPPSLMNNPNIPNEVIHGLQAGRIGNTVFVANLDYKVGWKKLKEVFCMAGVVVRADILVDKDGKSRGMGTVTFDMPLEAVQAVSMLNGQLLFNRVMHVKLDEKSMPKDFGPPDRAPSLPRGLSGIGLGLGPGGQPIDANQLNRGGGGMGSMGPGGMDGMGFSNMGGRMGGGGGGGGGGGGGAGGVNMDRFGSSGMGRMNEMDRGIGGAFEKEFGRNEMGMSRNNFGDSFERGMGNSLGMDRMNSGMDRLGGNMDRATGIDRIGMDRMDRGSDIDRMGPGFDRMSSGMDRLGSSMDRLGPNLDRMNTSMDRLGPAGFDRLGPSGMDRMGSGLDYNPPMGMDRMGNTGLDRMPNSFDRIGSTGGLDRFSSGGLDRMTTGMDRMGAGGVGQFDRSSDLDRGFGGNSFGGAGGPGAGGSNVRKGCQIFVRNLPFDFTWKMLKDTFNTCGMVQYADIKMENGKSKGCGVVRFDNPETAERVCRTMNGYRLNGREIDVRIDRNA, from the exons ATGTCTACCGAGCAAACAGACAATACCGGCGACAAAGTAGGccaggctctgcagcagcagccgccgccgccgctacaGCAGGG CGAAGTGAACGGGAAAGCCACGCTTGACTTGAACGCAAGCAGGAAGGAGAGGCCACTGAAGAGAGGGGGCGGTTCCCGCTTCGAACCTTACGGAAATGTGAACAAGAGATACCGAGTTTTTGTCAGCAACATTCCATATGATGTGAAATGGCAAGCCCTGAAAGacctgatgaaagaaaaag TGGGTGAGGTAACGTACGTGGAACACTTAATGGACGCAGAAGGCAAATCCAGG GGTTGTGC TGTTGTTGAATTTAGGACTGAGGAGCTAATGAAGAAAGCAGTGGAGAGCGTCAACAAGCACAGCTTCAATGGACGACCTTTAAAAGTGAAGGAG GACCCTGATGGTGTAATTGCTCAAAGAGAAATCAACAAGTCTCAAGTTGGAGGCCCGCAAGGAGGCCATGGTGGAATGGGGGGAATAGATCGAATGGGGGGTATGGATCGAATGGATCGAATGGGGGGCATGGATCGAATGGGGGGCATGGATCGCATGGGGGGCATGG GAATGGGCCCTGGACCAAACGGCCCCATGGTCAGCATCCCTCCGAGCCTGATGAATAATCCCAACATCCCCAATGAGGTCATCCACGGTCTCCAGGCTGGAAGGATTGGCAACACTGTCTTTGTGGCAAAC CTTGACTACAAAGTAGGCtggaagaaactgaaggaggtCTTTTGCATGGCGGGCGTGGTGGTGAGGGCCGACATTCTGGTGGACAAAGACGGGAAAAGTCGAGGAATGGGCACGGTGACATTCGATATGCCCCTTGAAGCGGTCCAAGCTGTCT CTATGCTCAACGGACAGCTGCTATTCAACAGAGTCATGCATGTTAAACTG gatGAGAAATCCATGCCCAAAGATTTTGGACCTCCAGACAGAGCGCCGTCTCTTCCCC GTGGCTTGAGCGGCATTGGTTTGGGCTTAGGACCTGGTGGCCAGCCAATTGATGCTAACCAGCTCAACAGAGGTGGTGGGGGAATGGGCAGCATGGGCCCCGGAG GAATGGACGGAATGGGCTTCAGCAACATGGGAGGTCgcatgggaggaggaggaggaggaggaggaggaggtggagggggggcaggag GGGTCAACATGGATCGTTTCGGTTCTTCTGGGATGGGGAGAATGAACG AGATGGACCGTGGGATTGGTGGCGCATTTGAAAAGGAGTTTGGGCGAAATGAAATGGGAATGTCTCGCAATAATTTTGGCGACTCCTTTGAAAGAGGAATGG GGAACTCCTTGGGTATGGATCGCATGAACTCCGGAATGGACCGCCTGGGAGGCAACATGGATCGCGCGACGGGGATTGACCGGATCGGTATGGACAGGATGGATCGCGGGTCTGACATAGACAGGATGGGTCCTGGGTTTGACCGGATGAGTTCAGGGATGGATCGACTGGGTTCCAGCATGGATCGACTGGGACCCAACCTGGACCGGATGAACACCAGCATGGACCGCCTCGGCCCAGCTGGGTTTGACCGCCTCGGCCCGTCTGGCATGGACCGCATGGGTTCTGGCCTGGACTATAACCCCCCAATGGGTATGGATCGCATGGGCAACACCGGCCTCGACCGAATGCCCAACAGCTTCGACCGCATTGGCTCCACCGGAGGGCTCGACCGCTTCTCCTCCGGCGGCCTTGATCGCATGACCACCGGCATGGATCGGATGGGGGCCGGGGGCGTTGGTCAGTTTGATCGCTCCTCTGACTTGGATCGCGGATTTGGTGGCAATTCCTTTGGAGGAGCTGGTGGTCCTGGAGCTGGGGGAAGCAATGTGAGGAAGGGATGCCAGATCTTTGTCAGAAAT CTTCCATTTGACTTTACCTGGAAGATGCTGAAGGATACCTTTAATACATGTG GCATGGTTCAATATGCTGACATTAAGATGGAGAATGGCAAGTCCAAGGGCTGCGGTGTGGTCCGCTTCGACAACCCTGAAACTGCCGAGCGTGTCTGTCGGACCATGAATGGGTACCGGCTGAATGGAAGAGAAATCGATGTTAGGATTGATAGGAACGCataa
- the dmap1 gene encoding DNA methyltransferase 1-associated protein 1, producing the protein MGTGADVRDILELTGGENDGPISKKDFINSDKKKAKKAAETLTFKRPEGMHREVYALLYSDKKDAPPLLPSDTTQGYRTVKAKLGCKKVRPWKWMPFTNPARRDGAIFHHWRRVAEEGKDYPFARFNKTVQVPVYSEQEYQVHLHDDGWTKAETDHLFDLCKRFDLRFVVVHDRYDHQQYRKRSVEDLKERYYSICGKLTKVRAASGTDPKIYIFDAGHERRRKEQLEKLFNRTPEQVAEEEYLIQELRKIETRKKEREKKAQDLQKLIKAADTTTELRRAEKRVSKKKLPQKRETEKPAVPETAGIKFPDFKSAGVTLRSQRMKLPSSVGQKKIKAIEQILMDHGVDLNPMPTEEIVQMFNELRSDLVLLYELKQAHSNCEYEQQMLRHRYEALLKAGGGSGGMTAAGLSVVTPSGDHNAANSTILCTPGSDALSWPSADDIKVEAKEQIIDVVGAPLTPNSRKRRESASSSSSVKKVKKP; encoded by the exons aTGGGTACTGGTGCTGATGTCAGGGATATTTTGGAGTTGACTGGAGGAGAAAATGACGGTCCCATTAGTAAGAAGGATTTCATCAACTCGGACAAG AAAAAAGCGAAGAAGGCGGCAGAAACTCTGACCTTCAAGAGACCTGAAGGGATGCATCGAGAGGTCTACGCTCTCCTCTATTCAGATAAAAA AGATGCCCCCCCTCTGCTGCCGAGTGATACCACTCAGGGCTACAGGACAGTCAAAGCCAAACTGGGCTGTAAAAAGGTGCGCCCCTGGAAGTGGATGCCCTTCACCAATCCAGCTCGCAGGGATGGGGCAATATTCCACCACTGGAGACGTGTAGCGGAAGAGGGAAAGGACTACCCTTTTGCTCGTTTCAACAAA ACTGTGCAGGTACCAGTGTATTCTGAACAGGAGTATCAAGTGCATCTCCATGACGATGGCTGGACTAAAGCAGAGACGGATCACCTGTTTGACTTGTGTAAGCGCTTTGACCTGCGCTTCGTAGTCGTTCATGATCGTTACGACCACCAGCAATACAGG AAACGATCTGTTGAGGACTTGAAAGAACGATATTATAGTATTTGTGGTAAACTGACCAAGGTTCGCGCAGCTTCAGGGACAGACCCCAAGATCTATATCTTTGATGCCGGTCATGAAAGGCGCCGTAAAGAGCAACTGGAGAAACTCTTTAATCGCACACCTGAACAA gtGGCAGAAGAGGAATATCTTATTCAGGAGCTAAGGAAGATCGAGACCAGAAAGAAGGAGCGGGAGAAGAAAGCCCAGGACCTGCAGAAACTCATTAAAGCTGCTGACACAACCACGGAATTAAGGAGAGCTGAAAAGAGAGTTTCCAAGAAGAAGCTCCcacaaaaaagagaaactgaAAAACCG GCTGTTCCGGAGACGGCAGGTATCAAGTTCCCTGACTTCAAATCTGCAGGAGTCACACTGCGCAGTCAGAGG ATGAAACTACCAAGCTCGGTAGGCCAGAAGAAGATCAAGGCCATTGAGCAAATCCTGATGGATCACGGTGTGG ATCTTAACCCGATGCCCACAGAGGAAATTGTTCAGATGTTCAATGAGCTGCGCAGCGACCTCGTGCTGCTGTATGAGCTGAAGCAAGCCCACAGCAATTGCGAGTACGAGCAACAGATGTTGCGTCACCGCTATGAAGCCCTGCTGAAGGCTGGCGGTGGATCTGGTGGAATGACGGCGGCTGGACTGTCCGTCGTAACACCGAGTGGGGATCATAATGCTGCCAACAGCACCATCTTATGCACTCCCGGGAGCGACGCCCTGTCCTGGCCCAGTGCTGATGACATCAAGGTAGAAGCCAAGGAGCAGATCATTGATGTTGTCGGAGCACCACTCACCCCCAACTCG CGCAAGCGGAGGGAGTCTGCCTCCAGCTCATCTTCAGTGAAAAAGGTGAAGAAGCCTTGA